The window gtggaggaaaaaaggtgCTTCaagatgcaaaagatgcttgAAAAGATAATTACATCGATGtttctctgctgctggtgtGTGGGACTCAGTGTTTAAACTCAGCCTTGGTGTTTAAACTCAGCCTTGGTGTTTAAACTTTGCTTTAGAAGCTTCAGGAATGAGTGAGGAACTTGCAGAAATGTCCCTGTTTCAGCAAATGTGAActgaagcctgttccagtgtctggTGGAAATATCCCAgggatttttggtggtttttttatctttttggaATGTTTAAAGCTCCCATAATTTTTTCCGAGTGAGGGAGGGCTTCAgctaggaaagaaataaagttcTGAGGTTGTTATTACAGGTTATAAACAAAACCATGGTACCTGAGGGAAAAGAACTGAGGTTTGGCCTCCTGTAAAAATAATCTTCTAAAAGGAGCTGCTTGTGTGAACTTGTTGAGGGAGGCAGATTGCCCTGAGAACAGGAGAACTGGTGTAGTGCAAGGAAATCTGCACTTTAAAATGCCTGGAATGTCCCAGATTGGAATAAGGAAGCAGAAATCCATAGTGcaacaaaattaatgaaaaaaaaacccagacacaTCCAGGACTTTCCCCCAAACACCTCACTGAGGGTTGGTTTATATGCAGGGGATGTAGGCTGTAAGGAATTAATGAAGTTTTGGGTTGATTGCTCGGTATTAGCACAGTGGAATAAGAATTAACCCAGAGCTTTGAGGATGAGATTTCCAGGATCCCCCTGGAGCCACAAAACGAGCTCCAGGTGagttcctgcttttccagcccGACACCAAAGGGctgaattttccctgtttttgttGTTTCGTGGTGTTTTTCTTACACCTCCTACACTTGTGACAGCATCTCAAGATAAAAGCTGCAGGAGAACCCTGGAGAGACCCTGTTAATCAGGAATTCTGGCTCCTGTCTGGGCTGATTCCCAGTGCTTTTGTCCCCCTGCAGGAACCGCCCTTCCATGAAGGAGGAGGACCCGGCCGTGCTCATCGCCGAGGTCCTGAGGAGGAAATTTGCCCTGAAGGATGAAGACCTGGCCCTGAAGGAGAAGTGATGCTGCTGTCACTCAGCTCTGTAAGCAAAAGCATTTATGctcccaaaatctcctccacAGTAGCTGCCTTCTCCTAAGGATCGAGCCTTTTGCCTCTTTTATTCACCAGACGTGGTTTGTGCACCGGACACTCGGTTGGGAGAGACCCTTTGGATTTGATGTGTTTTCCATGTGTTGTTCTATTtaagaaaaacctttttaagaagatggaagcttttttttttttttttccttttttcccagctgtgttttGCTGTTGGTGACTGGTGAGGATCTCCTGGAGATGAAGTTCTTTCTACCTTGCACTTTTCCTTAGGTTCCAGTTAAGCATTAAGCAGTTCCCATGTGCAGTGTGAGCAGGACAAACCTCCAGTCCTTCACCCTGAGtatggcacagagctgctgagaaCGAGTTCAGGAGTGTTTCCAGCTCTCCAGGGCTTTTGGGGGCTGTTGGATCATGATGggaaaagctgtttcttttcccaaaacccccccctGGCTCGTGTCTGAGGGATTTTGTGTGCCCTGGGTGTTTCTTCTCTCACAGATCAGCCCACAGTTGCATGACAGAATGGCCTTAATTTCTTGCCAGTAATTCAATGTTCCATTACCAGTCCCTGTATCCCCAGTTTGTGTTTCATTTCGCCTTCCAAAGGTCTTATTTATTGACCTTGCACCAGTGCAAAGGGCCCAGCACCCcaagcagagcagggaaggagcttgGCCTTGGCTGTGGCTGCAGTTCCCCCTCACTCAGAGTTCTCCCCCAGCTCCACATTCCCTCATGGCTGTATTTaaaggatgtttttttttttccctttctataAAATGGAGCCTTAATAAGACACCGATGGTCTGTGGGGTTATTGCTGCGCCCAGGGAGGGGTAGGGCAGGATGGGAGGGTGGAATCCCAGACATTCAGGTGCCAGGGGCTTCTTAATCCACCTGGACTTccttgaaaaaattaaatcatcaTCCTCACCTTCAAAACAAGAGAGACTTTTGTGGCAGAGAGAGGGGAGATGTAGGAATTAGCAGTTTTAGAGAAGCTGCTCCCCTCCTGGATGATGTGAtcattgtccctgtccccacaaaGCTCCTCTGCAGGGTTTCTGGTGGAATTTTGGGCCTGCCTGTGGAGATGGAGCTGTCAGCAGAGTCCCTGCTCTGGGAAtgcaggctgggcaggacagggacacaggctGGGATCCTGACTGAAACATCCAAGCCCTTAGAACCAAACTCCAACCTTTTATTTGGATTCAAGCAACATCTCAGAGAACACAGAGGTGCTGGGGGCTCTCAGCAGTGCTTGATGACCCTGTTCCCCTGTGAGTCCTGTGTGAACAGGGActgcagcccccagggctggctggggctgctgctggcccccAGGGAGCTGCCCCTGGCCCTGTGAGCAGTGATCCTGTTCCCTTGGGAGtcctggcagaggagctgcccaCAGGAACCCTCCGGGGTCTGGCCCCACTCCCTGAGGGGCTGAGGAGAGCAGCAAACCCcgctgggagcagcccctgggacagGATTTGTGTTCTCAGTCCCAGCAAAACCTGGCCCAGAAGTAACtgtgctccagggctgtggTTTCCTGCTCCCCGAGGCTGTTTCTCCAGGAAATAACCGGGATTTGTTCCTGTGAGCACCAATCCCACTGTGCTCCGATCCCTGGGAGAGGCTGCAGCACCAGGAATCCCCGGAGGCTTTGCTCTGGCTCTGAGACTCCACTTGAagctccaggggctccaggggtgTTTTCCATGCCTGGGATGTGCCCTGCACCCCCTGCTCGGCTCCAGGGGGCTCTTCCCGGGCTCCCTCCAGCTGCGGCAAGGCCAGGATCTTCACAGGACAGGCAGCCAGGGGAGCCCCCGAGCGCCCACAGCCTTTATTTGGGGTGCAGGGCCTCGGCCTGGagttttctttgtctcttccaTCTGCAAAGAGCAGGGAACTggtgagagcagctccatcagcaggGAACTggtgagagcagctccatcagcaggGAACTggtgagagcagctccatcagcaggGAACTggtgagagcagctccatctcccctcccagagcagcacGGCTGTCccgtgtgtgtcccctgtgtgtgtgtcccctctgtgtcccctgtgtgtgtcccctgtgtgtctcctgtgtgtcccctgtgtgtcccctgtgtgtcccctgtgtgtcccctctgtgtgtcccctgtgtgtccccaagcccagcactgccaccacccccattgtgcccatcccatcccagaaCAGCACCCggagctctgggctgctccACATCATCCCCTGCCCCTTCAGCTGCTCAGAGTTACCAAAACCCCTCAGAACTCCCGGGTGAAGCTGCCCTGACCCCACAGAGGCAGCGGGACCCACACCGGCCTCAGAAACCATTTAATGTAAACCCAACTTCCCGGGACCGCCCGGCTCCTCCTTCCTGGCGCTTCAAACCTTCCCCTCCGCGCCCgaaaatggatttttctgtgtttgcagcGCCCGGAGCCGGTTCCGCGGGCCCGGTACCTGTGAGGGGGCTGAAGAAGGCGGGGATGGTGCTCTGCCTCCTGCGGGGCCCGGGGCTGGCTGCTTCCAGCCTGgcgctgaggggctgcgggaagAAACGCCTGAGAAATGACAGAATAACAACAAAGCCAAGCCGAGCTCTCTCCTCCAGCGCCGCGGGACCCCCGGCCCGCCTGAGGGACCCCGCGGCTGGGCCGGCACCCCCGGCCGGGACTCACCCGCGCCGGGCCCCGCTTCAGCTCGGCCGTGTCCAGCCACACTCCGCAGGCCTCGGCCGGGAccgcgccgcccccgcgccgccgccgcctcatcccggggctcccggggctccccggcCCCGGTGgctcccggtcccggtcccgatTCCGGTCCCGGTTTTTGCCGGTCCCAGTTTCCCGCTcgcgccggccccgcccacAACGAGCACTGCGCATGCGCGGCCCGTGGAGATTGACCAATGGGAACCGATGGGCGGGGCCACATGGTGACTGAGACCACGCCCACACCCGCATTGCCCTATATAAGgggcggaggcggc is drawn from Poecile atricapillus isolate bPoeAtr1 chromosome 24, bPoeAtr1.hap1, whole genome shotgun sequence and contains these coding sequences:
- the LOC131587933 gene encoding collagen alpha-1(I) chain-like; this encodes MQGQGPVPDPVGAGRAQPWPWRCGERRGGCDGEPQHWEQGGLQQLPPRDGHGRGGSAPAGSGTAPGSAPAGSGTAPGSGPAGSGTVPCSLPAGTGSGTTRGSTPGSAPAALSGPRRLRPLYRAMRVWAWSQSPCGPAHRFPLVNLHGPRMRSARCGRGRRERETGTGKNRDRNRDRDREPPGPGSPGSPGMRRRRRGGGAVPAEACGVWLDTAELKRGPARPLSARLEAASPGPRRRQSTIPAFFSPLTDGRDKENSRPRPCTPNKGCGRSGAPLAACPVKILALPQLEGAREEPPGAEQGVQGTSQAWKTPLEPLELQVESQSQSKASGDSWCCSLSQGSEHSGIGAHRNKSRLFPGETASGSRKPQPWSTVTSGPGFAGTENTNPVPGAAPSGVCCSPQPLREWGQTPEGSCGQLLCQDSQGNRITAHRARGSSLGASSSPSQPWGLQSLFTQDSQGNRVIKHC